One segment of Gilliamella sp. ESL0441 DNA contains the following:
- a CDS encoding alpha-galactosidase, producing the protein MNYRLNNNRIDILLRTTPYAELCYFGKRLHHFQPENVEMCMSAVPNSRIDVNVPFTLCPEEGLGNFSTPGLEGHRNGKDWSPVFKTKEVIENDNNITIISEDEIANLRLTCQFILDNSGVLQCKNSLTNLGEQPYQVNRLSITIPIPERAQELMAFHGRWIKEFYPHRTKIEHCGYLQENRRGRTSHEYFPGMIVGTNGFKEQTGEVWGFHLGWSGNHRIQVAVKSNGKRFIQAEALYLAGEISLAKGETLDTPWLYSTYSDEGLNKMSHHFHQYLRNNIINFPQNKARPVHLNTWEGIFFDHNPDYIMKMATKAAQIGVERFIIDDGWFGKRDDDYQGLGDWYLDERKYPNGLEPVIKHVKDLGMEFGIWVEPEMINKNSDLYRAHPDWLLELSGYQQPEGRHQYLLDLQNPDVFDYLLERLTWLLGSYDIDYIKWDMNREIVQPGHNGNPAIVGQTKALYRLLDILRKKFPNVEIESCSSGGGRIDYEILKRTQRFWASDSNDALDRQTIQRGMSYFFPPEVMGAHIGGALCHTTFRELDMNLRGLTALFGHMGVELDPVKESEKEQQAFSHYINLHKKLRHLLHNGKSYRLDVDDSLAMQSYGVVSEDQTEAAFIIAQLILPTYALSGNLRLTGLLADKFYRIEILDMPDNIDPKINGHVMKALPRWMTVQTTLSGEWLMNIGLPLPVLDPATAMLISLRKE; encoded by the coding sequence ATGAACTATCGCCTTAATAACAACCGTATAGATATCCTTTTACGCACTACCCCCTATGCTGAACTTTGCTACTTTGGAAAACGATTACATCACTTTCAACCAGAAAATGTTGAAATGTGTATGTCTGCTGTTCCCAATTCACGTATTGATGTCAATGTACCATTTACGCTTTGCCCTGAAGAAGGATTAGGTAATTTTAGTACACCAGGTCTTGAAGGGCATAGAAATGGTAAAGATTGGTCTCCCGTTTTTAAAACAAAAGAAGTTATTGAAAATGATAATAATATTACTATTATCAGTGAAGATGAAATAGCCAATTTACGTTTAACCTGTCAGTTTATTCTTGATAATAGTGGTGTTTTACAATGTAAAAATAGTTTAACAAATTTAGGTGAGCAACCTTATCAAGTAAATCGACTTTCAATCACCATCCCCATTCCCGAAAGAGCACAAGAATTAATGGCTTTCCACGGTCGTTGGATAAAAGAATTTTACCCACATAGAACAAAAATAGAACACTGCGGATATTTACAAGAAAATCGCCGAGGAAGAACTTCACATGAATACTTTCCAGGAATGATTGTTGGTACAAATGGATTTAAAGAACAAACTGGCGAAGTTTGGGGATTTCATTTAGGTTGGAGCGGTAATCATCGTATTCAAGTTGCGGTAAAAAGCAATGGTAAACGTTTTATTCAGGCGGAAGCGCTATATCTTGCAGGTGAAATATCGTTAGCCAAAGGTGAAACACTTGATACACCTTGGCTATATAGTACATATAGTGATGAAGGTTTAAATAAAATGAGCCATCATTTCCATCAATATTTACGCAACAATATAATTAATTTTCCACAAAATAAAGCTCGTCCGGTACATTTAAATACTTGGGAAGGCATCTTTTTTGACCATAACCCCGATTACATCATGAAAATGGCAACAAAAGCGGCACAAATTGGTGTTGAACGTTTTATTATTGATGATGGCTGGTTCGGAAAACGAGACGATGACTATCAAGGTTTAGGAGACTGGTATCTTGATGAACGAAAATATCCTAATGGTCTTGAGCCGGTGATAAAACATGTGAAAGATCTCGGTATGGAATTTGGTATATGGGTTGAACCTGAAATGATCAATAAAAATTCAGATCTTTATCGTGCTCATCCTGATTGGTTACTTGAATTATCGGGGTATCAACAGCCAGAAGGTCGTCATCAATATTTGCTGGATTTGCAAAATCCTGATGTGTTTGATTATTTACTTGAAAGATTAACATGGTTGTTGGGTAGTTATGATATAGATTATATCAAATGGGATATGAATCGAGAAATTGTTCAACCTGGTCACAATGGCAATCCAGCTATCGTTGGACAAACAAAAGCATTGTATCGTTTACTCGATATTTTACGTAAAAAATTTCCTAATGTTGAAATTGAATCATGTTCATCTGGTGGTGGTCGAATAGACTATGAAATTTTGAAAAGGACTCAACGTTTTTGGGCTTCAGATTCTAATGATGCATTAGATAGACAAACGATTCAACGAGGCATGAGTTACTTCTTTCCTCCTGAAGTGATGGGCGCGCACATTGGTGGTGCTTTGTGTCACACCACGTTTCGTGAACTCGATATGAATCTTCGGGGACTAACAGCTTTATTTGGTCATATGGGCGTTGAACTTGATCCGGTTAAAGAGTCAGAAAAAGAACAACAAGCTTTTTCCCACTATATAAATTTACATAAAAAATTACGTCATTTATTGCATAATGGTAAAAGTTATCGCTTAGATGTCGATGATAGCCTTGCAATGCAAAGTTATGGGGTTGTAAGTGAAGATCAAACAGAAGCAGCGTTTATTATTGCACAGTTGATTTTACCCACTTATGCTTTAAGTGGAAACTTACGCTTAACAGGTTTACTTGCAGATAAATTTTACAGGATTGAAATTCTTGATATGCCAGACAATATTGATCCTAAAATTAATGGGCATGTAATGAAAGCACTACCTCGCTGGATGACTGTTCAAACAACATTATCAGGAGAATGGTTAATGAATATTGGCTTACCTTTACCTGTTTTAGACCCAGCGACAGCAATGTTAATTAGTCTTAGAAAAGAATAA